A genomic stretch from Mycobacterium cookii includes:
- a CDS encoding bifunctional methylenetetrahydrofolate dehydrogenase/methenyltetrahydrofolate cyclohydrolase: MGAITLDGKSTRDEIFVDLTKRVAALTAAGRTPGLGTILVGDDPGSKAYVRGKHSDCAKVGITSLRRDLPADITQAKLNETIDELNANPECTGYIVQLPLPKHLDENAALERVDPAKDADGLHPTNLGRLVLMDPAPLPCTPRGIVHLLRRFDIEIAGAHVVVIGRGVTVGRPLGLLLTRRSENATVTLCHTGTRDLPALTRQADIIVAGVGVPHMLTADMVRPGAAVVDVGVSRVDGKLAGDVHPDVWEVAGHVSPNPGGVGPLTRAFLLTNVVELAESR; this comes from the coding sequence GTGGGTGCAATCACGTTGGACGGCAAATCAACGCGCGACGAGATCTTCGTCGACCTGACCAAGCGGGTGGCCGCGCTGACTGCGGCGGGCCGCACACCCGGCCTGGGCACCATCCTGGTCGGCGACGATCCGGGGTCGAAGGCCTACGTCCGTGGCAAGCATTCCGACTGCGCCAAGGTCGGCATCACGTCGTTGCGCCGCGACCTGCCCGCCGACATCACCCAGGCCAAGCTCAACGAGACCATCGACGAGCTCAACGCCAACCCCGAGTGCACGGGTTACATCGTCCAGTTGCCGTTGCCGAAGCACCTGGACGAGAACGCGGCGCTGGAGCGCGTCGACCCGGCCAAAGACGCAGACGGCCTGCACCCGACGAACCTGGGCCGGCTGGTGCTGATGGACCCGGCGCCGTTGCCCTGCACACCGCGCGGCATCGTGCACCTGCTGCGGCGCTTCGACATCGAGATCGCCGGCGCGCACGTGGTGGTGATCGGCCGCGGCGTGACGGTCGGTCGTCCGCTGGGCCTGTTGCTCACCCGTCGCTCGGAGAATGCGACAGTAACGTTGTGCCACACCGGAACTCGTGACCTACCCGCGCTGACGCGGCAGGCGGACATCATCGTCGCCGGCGTCGGTGTGCCGCACATGCTGACCGCGGACATGGTGCGTCCCGGTGCTGCCGTCGTCGACGTCGGCGTCAGCCGGGTGGACGGCAAGCTGGCCGGCGACGTGCATCCCGACGTGTGGGAGGTCGCCGGTCATGTGTCGCCGAACCCCGGTGGTGTCGGCCCACTGACCCGGGCGTTCCTGTTGACCAACGTCGTCGAATTGGCCGAAAGTCGTTGA
- a CDS encoding NADH:flavin oxidoreductase, producing the protein MSEVPDVLAPAKLGPITLRNRIIKSATFEARTPDALVSDDLIEYHRAPAAGGVGMTTVAYCAVSQGGRTEGNGIWMRPEAVPGFRRLTDAIHAEGAAVSAQIGHAGPVANARSNKATALAPVRFFNPIGMRFAKKASRADIDDVIAAHANAAKLAVDSGFDAVEVHLGHNYLASAFLSPLINRRSDEFGGSLENRAKVARGTVLAVKRAVGDQIAVTAKLNMSDGVRGGISVDEALVTAKWLQDDGALDAIELTAGSSLVNPMYLFHGDAPLKEFAGAFKPPLSWGMRMTGKKFLREYPYREAYLLREAKRFRAELTMPLILLGGITNRDTMDLAMAEGFQFVAMGRALLAEPDLINRIARDRSVHSACTHCNRCMPTIYTRTRCVVTGAPDLPVSL; encoded by the coding sequence ATGTCTGAAGTCCCAGACGTGCTGGCACCGGCAAAGCTCGGGCCCATCACGCTGCGCAATCGCATCATCAAGTCGGCGACCTTTGAGGCCCGCACGCCCGACGCGCTGGTCAGCGACGACCTGATCGAGTACCACCGGGCGCCGGCCGCGGGCGGCGTCGGCATGACGACCGTGGCCTACTGCGCGGTGTCACAGGGCGGGCGCACCGAAGGCAACGGCATCTGGATGCGCCCGGAAGCGGTACCGGGTTTTCGTCGGCTCACGGATGCGATCCACGCCGAGGGCGCCGCGGTCAGCGCGCAGATCGGCCACGCCGGCCCGGTCGCCAATGCCCGCTCCAACAAAGCCACCGCGCTGGCCCCGGTGCGGTTCTTCAACCCGATCGGCATGCGGTTCGCCAAGAAGGCCAGCCGTGCCGACATCGATGACGTGATCGCCGCACACGCCAACGCCGCCAAGCTGGCCGTTGACTCCGGATTTGACGCTGTCGAAGTGCATTTGGGGCACAACTACCTGGCGAGCGCATTCCTGAGTCCGCTGATCAACCGTCGCAGCGACGAGTTCGGCGGATCGCTGGAGAACCGGGCCAAGGTGGCTCGCGGAACGGTCCTGGCCGTCAAGCGCGCCGTCGGAGATCAGATCGCGGTGACCGCCAAGCTCAACATGTCCGACGGTGTCCGCGGCGGCATCTCCGTCGACGAGGCGCTCGTGACGGCCAAGTGGTTGCAGGACGACGGCGCGCTGGACGCGATCGAACTCACCGCGGGCAGCTCGCTGGTCAACCCGATGTATCTGTTCCACGGCGATGCCCCGTTGAAAGAATTCGCCGGCGCCTTCAAGCCGCCACTGAGCTGGGGCATGCGGATGACCGGCAAGAAATTCCTCCGCGAATATCCCTACCGCGAGGCCTACTTACTGCGCGAAGCCAAACGCTTCCGCGCCGAGCTGACCATGCCGCTGATTCTGCTGGGTGGGATCACCAACCGGGACACGATGGACTTGGCGATGGCGGAAGGTTTTCAGTTCGTCGCGATGGGCCGGGCGCTGCTGGCCGAACCCGACTTGATCAACCGGATCGCGCGCGACCGCAGCGTGCATTCGGCTTGTACACACTGCAACCGGTGCATGCCGACGATCTACACCCGCACCCGGTGCGTGGTCACCGGCGCACCGGACCTGCCCGTGTCGCTCTGA
- a CDS encoding FAD-dependent oxidoreductase → MTREMSRQTFLRGAAGALATGAFFGSARAGGEPVISGWDGLSNAIGGQVIQPGGPQFGSAKQVFNTNFNRMTPAAVVTVTSPADVQKAMTFAAAKNLKVAPRGGGHSYVGASTANGTMVLDTRQLPGDVNYDAASGLVTVTPATSLYAMHQVLAAAGRGIPTGTCPSVGAAGHALGGGLGAHSRHAGLMCDALRSATVVLPSGQAVTASPNSQPDLFWALRGGGGGNFGVTTSLTFATFPTGDVDAVNLNFPAQSFAQVLLGWQSWLRTADRSNWALAEATVDAMGTHCRILATCPVGSGNAVASAITSAVGIQPTGTDNYRFNYLDLTNYLAANNLNPSPLGYAGGSDVFTTLTPAAAQGIAAAVDAFPRGAGRMLAIMHALDGALADVPAGASAFPWRRQSSLVQWYVETGDPSAALGWLSTAHSAVGPYSVGGYVNYLEPGQSPARYFGPNLSQLSAVRQKYDPGRVMFSGMPV, encoded by the coding sequence ATGACGCGTGAGATGTCGCGGCAGACGTTTCTGCGCGGCGCCGCCGGCGCATTGGCCACCGGTGCATTCTTCGGCTCTGCCCGCGCCGGTGGCGAACCGGTGATCTCCGGCTGGGACGGGCTGTCCAATGCCATCGGTGGCCAGGTTATTCAACCTGGAGGACCGCAATTCGGTTCGGCCAAACAGGTTTTCAACACCAACTTCAACAGAATGACGCCGGCGGCGGTGGTTACCGTGACATCGCCGGCCGATGTGCAGAAGGCGATGACGTTCGCTGCCGCCAAAAATCTCAAGGTTGCTCCGCGCGGCGGCGGACATTCCTATGTGGGTGCCTCCACCGCGAATGGCACGATGGTGCTCGACACGCGGCAGTTGCCCGGCGACGTCAACTATGACGCGGCCTCTGGACTCGTCACCGTCACCCCGGCGACGAGTTTGTATGCGATGCACCAGGTTCTGGCGGCCGCGGGCCGCGGCATCCCGACGGGCACCTGCCCGTCGGTCGGTGCCGCGGGTCACGCGCTCGGCGGTGGGCTGGGTGCGCATTCCCGGCACGCCGGCTTGATGTGCGACGCCTTGCGTTCGGCGACAGTGGTTTTGCCGAGTGGTCAGGCGGTCACGGCGTCGCCGAATAGCCAGCCCGACCTGTTCTGGGCTTTGCGGGGCGGCGGTGGCGGCAATTTCGGGGTGACGACCTCGCTGACGTTCGCCACCTTCCCGACAGGCGATGTCGATGCGGTGAACCTCAACTTCCCAGCACAGTCGTTCGCGCAGGTGCTGCTCGGTTGGCAGAGCTGGCTGCGCACCGCCGACCGGAGCAACTGGGCGCTGGCCGAGGCGACCGTCGACGCGATGGGTACGCACTGCCGCATCCTGGCGACCTGCCCGGTCGGTTCGGGTAACGCCGTGGCATCGGCCATCACGTCGGCGGTCGGCATCCAGCCGACCGGCACCGATAATTACCGGTTCAACTATCTGGACTTGACGAACTATCTAGCGGCCAACAATCTCAACCCGTCGCCGCTCGGATACGCCGGTGGCTCAGACGTTTTCACGACCCTGACGCCGGCCGCCGCGCAGGGTATCGCTGCGGCGGTCGACGCGTTCCCGCGCGGCGCGGGCCGCATGCTGGCGATCATGCACGCACTCGACGGCGCGTTGGCCGACGTGCCTGCCGGGGCGTCGGCTTTTCCGTGGCGGCGGCAGTCCTCGCTGGTGCAGTGGTACGTGGAGACAGGCGACCCATCGGCGGCTTTGGGCTGGTTGAGCACCGCGCACAGCGCGGTAGGGCCGTATTCGGTTGGGGGATACGTGAATTACCTCGAGCCGGGTCAGTCTCCGGCGCGGTACTTCGGCCCGAACCTGTCTCAGCTGAGCGCGGTCCGGCAGAAGTACGACCCCGGCCGGGTGATGTTCTCCGGTATGCCGGTCTGA
- a CDS encoding DUF3017 domain-containing protein, giving the protein MIAVVLIFVVAFGLAAANFWRRGALLIGIGVGFAAVLRLALTDDRAGLLVVRSKGIDFATMASVAAAMVYIAWTIDPLGTR; this is encoded by the coding sequence ATGATCGCGGTCGTGCTGATCTTCGTGGTGGCATTCGGTCTGGCGGCGGCGAATTTCTGGCGCCGCGGCGCGTTGCTGATCGGCATCGGAGTCGGCTTCGCCGCGGTGTTGCGGTTGGCGCTCACCGACGACCGCGCCGGGCTTCTAGTGGTGCGCAGCAAGGGGATTGATTTCGCGACGATGGCATCGGTTGCCGCAGCGATGGTCTACATCGCCTGGACCATCGATCCACTGGGAACGCGCTAG